Proteins encoded together in one Phalacrocorax aristotelis chromosome 7, bGulAri2.1, whole genome shotgun sequence window:
- the LOC142060350 gene encoding CDC42 small effector protein 2-B-like, which translates to MTEFLVCFNWCNGEQPQPKRRRRLDRNMIGEPMNFVHTAHVGAREMSSDYSSAVSIQDHMKSKGGYPNGTSATVEI; encoded by the exons ATGACTGAATTCCTGGTTTGTTTTAATTGGTGCAATGGTGAACAGCCCCAGCCG AAGAGGCGGCGGAGACTGGACCGAAATATGATAGGCGAACCAATGAACTTTGTACACACTGCGCATGTTGGAGCAAGAGAGATGAGTAGTGACTATTCATCA gctgTATCAATTCAGGACCACATGAAGTCTAAAGGTGGCTACCCAAATGGCACTTCGGCAACTGTTGAGATATAA